In Morganella morganii, the following are encoded in one genomic region:
- a CDS encoding phage holin family protein: protein MRMPDKYSSPTAYAWGLITSAFGVLSLDQWAIVAGIICTVGTFLVNWYYKRKEFQLKAGEHHE from the coding sequence ATGCGCATGCCTGACAAATATTCCAGCCCTACAGCATACGCCTGGGGACTTATAACCTCTGCTTTTGGCGTTTTATCTCTGGACCAGTGGGCTATTGTTGCCGGGATCATCTGTACTGTCGGGACGTTCCTGGTGAACTGGTATTACAAACGGAAAGAATTCCAACTGAAAGCCGGAGAACATCATGAATAA
- a CDS encoding DUF1441 family protein — protein MSNISNLGDAYHWSVAKIAEAFGLNRGTVKKRLLDANVAIAGTVRGNPVYALRDVGPVIFGADTEKDPSGIQDPDKMFPKDRKDWFQSENERIKLETSLRQLIPAEESHREMATIIKAIAQVLDTWPDRLERDHGWQPEQITQAQDVVDELRDLLAMEVENAEEENG, from the coding sequence ATGTCTAATATCAGCAATCTCGGGGACGCGTATCACTGGAGTGTTGCAAAGATTGCTGAAGCGTTCGGACTGAACCGGGGTACGGTTAAAAAGCGGCTGCTCGATGCAAATGTGGCGATAGCGGGAACAGTACGCGGCAATCCGGTGTATGCCCTCCGCGATGTCGGTCCGGTGATATTCGGTGCTGACACAGAGAAAGATCCGTCCGGTATTCAGGATCCGGACAAAATGTTCCCGAAAGACCGTAAAGACTGGTTCCAGTCTGAAAACGAACGCATCAAACTTGAAACCTCGCTGCGCCAGCTGATACCTGCTGAAGAATCTCACCGTGAGATGGCGACCATCATCAAAGCGATAGCCCAGGTGCTGGACACCTGGCCTGACCGACTGGAGCGTGACCACGGCTGGCAGCCTGAGCAAATCACACAGGCACAGGATGTGGTGGATGAACTCCGCGATCTGCTGGCGATGGAGGTGGAAAACGCAGAGGAAGAAAACGGATGA
- a CDS encoding lysozyme, which translates to MNNRLFKKVMAACAAGAIAGALVLIPAYEGVEYKPYRDVAGVLTVCYGHTGSDIQPGKLYTDAECKALLHDDLTKVRRAIDPMIKVPIDDNTRAAIYSFAYNTGTGAFSRSTMLRKLNAGDIAGACDEMKRWTFAGGKQWQGLINRRETEKAVCHGTL; encoded by the coding sequence ATGAATAACCGATTATTTAAAAAAGTCATGGCCGCTTGTGCCGCCGGGGCGATTGCCGGAGCGCTGGTGCTGATCCCCGCGTATGAGGGTGTTGAGTACAAACCTTACCGTGATGTGGCCGGAGTGCTCACCGTATGTTATGGCCATACCGGCAGTGATATTCAGCCCGGCAAGTTGTACACGGATGCTGAATGTAAGGCGCTGCTGCATGACGACCTGACGAAAGTCCGGCGCGCGATTGACCCGATGATCAAAGTACCGATTGATGACAATACCCGGGCGGCCATCTATTCATTTGCATATAACACCGGAACCGGTGCGTTCTCGCGTTCGACAATGCTGCGGAAACTCAATGCCGGTGATATCGCGGGTGCCTGTGACGAAATGAAACGCTGGACATTTGCCGGTGGTAAGCAGTGGCAGGGTCTGATTAACCGGCGCGAAACGGAGAAAGCGGTATGCCACGGAACCCTTTAA